The following are encoded together in the Thiobacillus sp. SCUT-2 genome:
- a CDS encoding diguanylate cyclase → MTPQVEQLKISGQLPTPRGVALAILELSRRDNTTLGEIAHVVQTDPALSGRLIKLANAVSCITRPVVSVQEAVVRQGMATVRHLALGFSLLDQYRKGACDAFDYQGYWSHSLLMALTMQALGQRIRVAAADELFVCGLLAQVGQLALATAYPDDYSAVLKAHHDAPDQPLVLHERNRLETDHGELGIVMMGDWGIPRFFTDPLAHYEDPAHAGFPHDSRANSLLLMLRLSHRLADFALAGTAAQPDLARQWVEQAAALDIAPEQAGAFIDEVLASWHEWGGLLKIPAAALPPFAEIYHGHNDAEDAEAESEPPLRIMVADGNAFTRRKTMALLVEDSSHTVYPADNGNTALALAMEVLPHVILARYDLPLLDGQELCQALRATDEGRRMHIVLMTDEHNEDQLSRAYEAGADGYAPTTLSAKGLRTRLRAAQRTVQLQAAWEKDRTQLRQIAAELAVANRRLANAALTDLLTGLPNRRSAMDQLEQAWSAATRSGLPLSVMVIDIDHFKTINDTYGHAAGDAVLREAAEALRTSARREDSVCRIGGEEFLVICPNTDLDAAMYSAERLRATLSSRTIAVGETTKKITASIGVAMREPGTADIDALVSAADKALYAAKQGGRNRTRTLQRSHPL, encoded by the coding sequence ATGACACCCCAGGTAGAGCAACTCAAGATCAGCGGCCAGCTTCCCACGCCGCGCGGGGTGGCCCTGGCAATCCTCGAACTGTCGCGCCGCGACAACACGACGCTCGGGGAAATCGCCCATGTGGTGCAGACCGACCCCGCCCTCTCGGGACGCCTGATCAAGCTCGCCAACGCCGTATCCTGCATCACCCGCCCGGTGGTGTCGGTGCAGGAAGCCGTCGTGCGCCAGGGCATGGCGACCGTGCGCCATCTGGCACTCGGCTTCTCGCTGCTCGACCAGTACCGCAAGGGCGCCTGCGACGCCTTCGACTACCAGGGCTACTGGTCGCATTCGCTGCTCATGGCCCTGACCATGCAGGCACTGGGGCAGCGCATCCGCGTCGCCGCGGCGGACGAACTGTTCGTCTGCGGCCTGCTGGCGCAGGTCGGCCAGCTCGCGCTGGCGACGGCCTATCCCGACGATTATTCGGCCGTGCTCAAGGCCCACCATGACGCCCCCGACCAGCCGCTCGTCCTGCATGAGCGCAACCGCCTGGAAACCGACCACGGCGAGCTGGGCATCGTCATGATGGGCGACTGGGGCATTCCCCGCTTCTTCACCGACCCGCTCGCGCACTACGAAGACCCGGCACATGCCGGCTTTCCGCACGACTCGCGCGCCAACAGCCTGCTGCTGATGCTGCGCCTGTCGCACCGCCTGGCCGACTTCGCGCTGGCCGGAACGGCGGCCCAGCCCGATCTGGCCCGCCAGTGGGTCGAACAGGCTGCTGCGCTCGACATCGCACCCGAGCAGGCCGGCGCCTTCATCGACGAAGTACTGGCAAGCTGGCACGAATGGGGCGGGCTGCTGAAGATTCCGGCGGCCGCGCTGCCGCCGTTCGCCGAGATCTACCACGGCCACAACGACGCCGAGGACGCGGAAGCGGAAAGCGAACCGCCGCTGCGCATCATGGTGGCGGACGGCAATGCCTTCACCCGTCGCAAGACGATGGCCCTCCTGGTGGAGGACAGCAGCCACACCGTATATCCCGCCGACAACGGCAATACCGCGCTGGCGCTGGCGATGGAAGTGCTGCCCCACGTCATCCTCGCGCGCTACGACCTGCCGCTGCTGGACGGCCAGGAGCTGTGCCAGGCGCTGCGCGCCACCGACGAAGGCCGCCGCATGCACATCGTGCTGATGACCGACGAACACAACGAGGACCAGCTGAGCCGTGCCTACGAGGCCGGCGCCGATGGCTACGCCCCCACCACCCTCAGCGCCAAGGGTCTGCGCACCCGCCTGCGCGCTGCACAGCGCACCGTGCAGCTGCAGGCGGCGTGGGAGAAGGACCGCACCCAGCTGCGCCAGATCGCGGCCGAGCTCGCGGTCGCCAACCGCCGCCTTGCCAACGCCGCGCTGACCGACCTGCTGACCGGGCTGCCCAACCGCCGCTCCGCGATGGACCAGCTGGAACAGGCGTGGAGCGCGGCGACGCGCTCCGGCCTGCCGCTCTCGGTGATGGTGATCGACATCGACCACTTCAAGACCATCAACGACACCTACGGCCACGCCGCCGGCGACGCGGTGCTGCGCGAGGCCGCCGAGGCGCTGCGCACGTCCGCGCGGCGCGAGGACAGCGTCTGCCGCATCGGCGGCGAGGAATTCCTGGTCATCTGTCCCAACACCGATCTCGACGCCGCCATGTACTCGGCCGAACGCCTGCGCGCCACGCTCAGCAGCCGCACCATTGCCGTCGGCGAAACGACCAAGAAAATCACGGCCAGCATCGGCGTGGCGATGCGCGAGCCCGGCACGGCCGACATCGACGCCCTGGTCAGCGCCGCCGACAAGGCGCTCTACGCGGCGAAGCAGGGCGGGCGCAACCGCACCCGCACGCTGCAACGGTCGCACCCGCTCTGA
- a CDS encoding bifunctional acetate--CoA ligase family protein/GNAT family N-acetyltransferase encodes MPQHYLHPLFNPRSVAVFGASEREESVAGTLFRNLHQAGFQGTVYPVNPKHETVFGERCYASAAELPAIPELALIATPAATVVRILEECGQRGIRHAIVLSAGFREVGAKGAALEDALSAVAHQYGIRFIGPNCLGIQRPAIGLNATFSQGATLAGDLALVSQSGALCTAMLDWAETNGIGFSSVISTGASADLDFGEILDYLAYDTRTKGILLYIEGIRDARRFMSALRATARFKPVVMVKVGRHAAGSRAVASHTGALVGSDAVFDALVRRAGVVRVNTILQLFASARALATHIQPSGNRLAIVTNGGGPGVMATDLAVDLGVRMAELSPDTIAALDAVLPDNWSRANPLDIIGDATAARYRATVEACLQDGNVDGVLVMLTPQAMTRPTEVAAAVVEVAQGAAKPVLTCWMGDGQVREGRALFKQAGIPYFTTPEPAVEVFSFLSAFYENQRQLMQTPGPLSQQAEPDVEGARLIIEGALAHGRHLLNEVESKALLSAFRIPVAQTLIARDPTEAMLLAQQMGFPVAMKINSPDITHKSDVNGVRLGLSSGQAVRAAFGEMLAEVRRLRPEATLDGVVIEPMVARPHAREVLLGVTSDPVLGPVIVFGAGGVDVEAFQDRAVTLPPLNRYLARDLIRRTRIATLLGPFRNRPPADMDALENVLLRLSEMVCELPWLAELDINPLLVDERGALALDARIVIAPRVPTAERYGHMAIHPYPAHLVSRWQLPGGENVVIRPIRPEDAELTQAFVRGLSAETKYFRFMDAVRELTPVMLARLTQIDYSREMALLALAELDGREVELGVARYSINPDGRSCEFALVVGDAWQKQGIGHKLMDVLMDVARSKGLEAMEGEVLRSNRPMLKLVEALGFRVEPHPEDDSVRRIVRAL; translated from the coding sequence ATGCCCCAGCATTATCTGCATCCCCTGTTCAACCCCCGTTCGGTGGCGGTCTTCGGCGCGAGCGAGCGCGAGGAATCCGTGGCAGGCACGCTGTTCCGCAACCTGCATCAGGCCGGTTTCCAGGGCACCGTCTATCCGGTCAACCCCAAGCACGAAACGGTGTTCGGCGAGCGCTGCTACGCCAGCGCGGCCGAGCTGCCGGCCATCCCCGAGCTGGCGCTGATCGCCACGCCCGCGGCCACGGTGGTGCGCATCCTCGAGGAATGCGGGCAGCGCGGCATCCGCCATGCCATCGTGCTGTCGGCCGGCTTCCGCGAGGTCGGCGCAAAGGGCGCCGCGCTGGAAGACGCGCTGAGCGCGGTCGCGCACCAATACGGCATCCGCTTCATCGGTCCCAACTGCCTCGGCATCCAGCGGCCCGCGATCGGCCTCAATGCGACCTTCAGCCAGGGCGCCACGCTGGCCGGCGACCTGGCGCTGGTGTCGCAGTCGGGCGCGCTGTGCACGGCGATGCTGGACTGGGCGGAAACCAACGGCATCGGCTTTTCCAGCGTGATCTCGACCGGCGCGTCGGCCGACCTCGACTTCGGCGAGATCCTCGACTACCTCGCCTACGACACCCGCACCAAGGGCATCCTGCTCTACATCGAGGGCATCCGCGACGCGCGCCGCTTCATGAGCGCACTGCGCGCGACGGCGCGCTTCAAGCCCGTCGTCATGGTCAAGGTCGGACGCCACGCCGCGGGCTCGCGCGCAGTCGCCTCCCACACCGGCGCGCTGGTCGGCTCCGACGCGGTGTTCGACGCGCTGGTACGGCGCGCGGGCGTGGTGCGGGTGAACACCATCCTGCAGCTGTTCGCGTCGGCGCGCGCGCTGGCGACGCACATCCAGCCGTCGGGCAACCGCCTTGCCATCGTCACCAACGGCGGCGGCCCGGGCGTGATGGCGACCGATCTCGCGGTCGACCTCGGCGTGCGCATGGCCGAGCTGTCGCCGGACACGATCGCCGCGCTCGACGCCGTGCTGCCGGACAACTGGTCGCGCGCCAATCCGCTCGACATCATCGGCGATGCCACCGCGGCGCGCTACCGGGCGACGGTCGAAGCCTGCCTGCAGGACGGCAACGTCGACGGCGTGCTGGTGATGCTGACGCCGCAGGCGATGACGCGTCCGACCGAGGTCGCCGCGGCCGTGGTCGAGGTGGCGCAGGGGGCGGCCAAGCCGGTGCTGACGTGCTGGATGGGCGACGGGCAGGTGCGCGAGGGGCGGGCGCTGTTCAAGCAGGCGGGCATCCCGTATTTCACGACGCCGGAGCCGGCGGTCGAGGTGTTCTCCTTCCTCTCGGCCTTCTACGAGAACCAGCGCCAGCTGATGCAGACGCCGGGTCCGCTGTCGCAGCAGGCCGAGCCGGACGTCGAGGGCGCGCGGCTCATCATCGAGGGCGCGCTGGCGCACGGGCGGCACCTGCTCAACGAGGTGGAATCGAAGGCGCTGCTGTCGGCGTTCCGCATCCCGGTGGCGCAGACGCTGATCGCGCGCGACCCCACCGAGGCGATGCTGCTCGCCCAGCAGATGGGTTTTCCGGTCGCGATGAAGATCAACTCGCCCGACATCACGCACAAGTCCGACGTCAACGGCGTGCGGCTGGGGCTCTCCAGCGGGCAGGCGGTGCGCGCCGCGTTCGGCGAGATGCTCGCCGAGGTGCGCCGCCTGCGTCCGGAGGCCACGCTCGACGGCGTCGTCATCGAACCGATGGTGGCGCGTCCGCATGCGCGCGAGGTGCTGCTCGGCGTGACCTCGGATCCGGTGCTGGGGCCGGTGATCGTGTTCGGCGCCGGCGGCGTCGATGTCGAGGCCTTCCAGGACCGCGCGGTGACGCTGCCGCCGCTCAACCGCTATCTCGCGCGCGACCTGATCCGGCGCACCCGCATCGCGACGCTGCTGGGGCCGTTCCGCAACCGGCCGCCGGCGGACATGGACGCGCTGGAGAACGTGCTGCTGCGCCTCTCGGAGATGGTCTGCGAACTGCCCTGGCTCGCCGAGCTCGACATCAACCCGCTGCTGGTCGACGAACGCGGCGCGCTGGCGCTGGATGCGCGCATCGTCATCGCGCCGCGCGTGCCGACCGCCGAGCGCTACGGGCACATGGCGATCCATCCGTATCCGGCGCATCTGGTCAGCCGCTGGCAGCTGCCGGGCGGGGAGAACGTCGTCATCCGTCCGATCCGCCCCGAGGATGCCGAGCTCACGCAGGCCTTCGTGCGCGGCCTGTCGGCGGAAACCAAGTATTTCCGCTTCATGGATGCGGTACGCGAGCTGACGCCGGTGATGCTGGCGCGCCTGACCCAGATCGACTACTCGCGCGAGATGGCGCTCCTGGCGCTGGCCGAGCTCGACGGGCGCGAGGTGGAACTCGGGGTCGCGCGCTATTCGATCAACCCGGACGGCCGATCCTGCGAGTTCGCGCTGGTGGTGGGCGATGCCTGGCAGAAGCAGGGGATCGGCCACAAGCTCATGGACGTGCTGATGGACGTCGCGCGCAGCAAGGGCCTGGAGGCGATGGAGGGCGAGGTGCTGAGAAGCAACCGGCCGATGCTGAAGCTGGTCGAGGCGCTGGGCTTCCGCGTCGAGCCGCATCCCGAGGACGACTCGGTGCGGCGGATCGTTCGCGCGCTGTAG
- a CDS encoding histone deacetylase family protein, which produces MHTAYLTHPSYLRHDMGPWHPESPARLRAIDDRLHAAHLFDHLLHVEAPAATREQLLRVHDAAYVDAIEAAAPAAGLHMLDPDTSMGPHTLEAAYHAAGGAVRAVDLVLGGEAANAFVACRPPGHHATRNQAMGFCIFNNVAVAAAHALAAHGLERVAIVDFDVHHGNGTEDIFRDEPRVMLCSTFQHPFYPFRGADTVSPHIVNVPLPAGTAGSGYREAFSMRIVPRLEAFRPQLVLCSAGFDGHREDEMAQFGLVEADYVWITEQVMDVAARHAEGRIVSVLEGGYDLSALGRSVAAHIKALAAL; this is translated from the coding sequence ATGCATACCGCCTATCTCACCCACCCCAGCTATCTCCGGCACGACATGGGCCCCTGGCATCCCGAGAGCCCGGCGCGGCTGCGCGCCATCGACGACCGCCTGCACGCCGCCCACCTGTTCGACCACCTGCTGCACGTGGAGGCACCGGCGGCCACGCGCGAGCAGCTGCTGCGTGTCCACGACGCCGCCTACGTCGACGCGATCGAGGCGGCCGCGCCGGCGGCGGGGCTCCACATGCTCGACCCCGACACCAGCATGGGACCGCACACGCTGGAAGCCGCCTACCATGCGGCCGGCGGCGCCGTGAGGGCGGTGGACCTGGTGCTCGGCGGCGAGGCCGCCAACGCCTTCGTCGCCTGCCGTCCGCCGGGTCATCACGCCACGCGCAACCAGGCGATGGGCTTCTGCATCTTCAACAACGTCGCGGTGGCCGCCGCCCATGCGCTCGCCGCCCACGGCCTCGAGCGCGTCGCGATCGTCGACTTCGACGTCCATCACGGCAACGGCACCGAGGACATCTTCCGCGACGAGCCGCGCGTGATGCTCTGCTCGACCTTCCAGCACCCCTTCTATCCGTTCCGCGGTGCCGACACCGTCAGCCCGCACATCGTCAACGTGCCGCTGCCGGCAGGCACCGCGGGAAGCGGCTACCGCGAAGCGTTCAGTATGCGCATCGTGCCCCGGCTCGAGGCCTTCCGCCCCCAGCTCGTGCTGTGCTCGGCGGGCTTCGACGGCCACCGCGAAGACGAGATGGCGCAGTTCGGCCTGGTCGAGGCCGACTACGTCTGGATCACCGAGCAGGTGATGGACGTCGCCGCGCGCCACGCCGAAGGCCGCATCGTCTCGGTGCTCGAAGGCGGCTACGACCTCAGCGCGCTGGGACGCAGCGTCGCCGCGCACATCAAGGCGCTGGCGGCGCTGTAG
- a CDS encoding c-type cytochrome: MKTMLLIAATVALAVSLPLHAEGNYDAGKAKSTTCAGCHGPDGNSTVTSFPRLAGQHRDYLVQALHEYQAGKRTNPIMGAQAKTLSATDIDDLATYFSEQKGLTLKY, encoded by the coding sequence ATGAAAACAATGCTTCTCATCGCCGCGACCGTTGCGCTCGCCGTTTCGCTCCCGCTCCATGCCGAAGGAAACTACGACGCCGGCAAGGCCAAGTCGACCACCTGCGCCGGCTGCCACGGCCCGGACGGCAACAGCACCGTGACGAGCTTTCCCCGACTCGCCGGCCAGCACCGTGATTACCTGGTTCAGGCCCTGCACGAATACCAGGCCGGCAAGCGCACCAACCCGATCATGGGCGCGCAGGCGAAGACCCTGTCGGCCACCGACATCGACGACCTTGCCACCTATTTTTCCGAGCAGAAGGGCCTGACGCTGAAGTACTGA
- a CDS encoding c-type cytochrome, which produces MKLTTMTLSASVLLVLAAPVQATGDPKAGQLKTSMCAGCHGIPGWRTVYPSVYSVPKLGGQHADYIVAALKAYKDGERNHPGMKSIASSLSEQDMEDLAAYYESSYSGPAN; this is translated from the coding sequence ATGAAACTCACCACGATGACGCTGTCGGCGTCCGTGCTGCTGGTGTTGGCCGCGCCGGTTCAGGCGACGGGCGACCCCAAGGCCGGGCAACTCAAGACCTCGATGTGCGCCGGTTGTCATGGCATTCCCGGCTGGCGTACGGTTTATCCCAGCGTTTACAGCGTCCCCAAGCTCGGCGGACAACATGCGGATTATATCGTAGCTGCGCTCAAAGCCTACAAGGATGGCGAACGCAACCATCCCGGCATGAAGAGCATCGCGAGCAGCCTGTCCGAGCAGGACATGGAGGATCTCGCCGCCTACTACGAGTCGTCCTACAGCGGTCCGGCCAATTGA
- a CDS encoding SulP family inorganic anion transporter translates to MIDLKACPLWLYRLLPFLRWWPSVNSDTLKADAVAALTGAMVVLPQAVAFATIAGLPPEYGLYAAMVPAVIGALWGSSWHLVSGPTTAISIVVFASISPLAEPSSAHYIGLVLTLTLLTGLIQLGMGVARLGVLVNFISHTVIIGFTAGAALLIASSQIKNFFGLAIPRGAHFHEVLIHFGTHILDINLWVMVVGIATLASGILARRYLKKLPYMIVAMVVGSLVAAFLNARYGVEQTGIKTVGALVASFPPFSVPEFSLAAIKQTLFPATIIAILALTEAVAIARSVAIKSDQRIDSNQEFIGQGLSNIAGSFFSGYASSGSFNRSGVNYASGAKTPLAAALSAVFLLLIVMLVAPLAAYLPVPAMAAILFIVAYGLIDFHHMGEIIKRHKRERIVLAITFIGTLVDLEKGIFLGILVSLMFYLYRTSRPSIRQLVPLASEADNPRRKFIEADSESPTCPQMAVLSVEGSIFFGAVEYVQQQFRNIDETNPQKKHLLLTSRAIGFVDLAGAELLAKEAARRRKMGGGLYLVGVQPDLTEMLHRSKQVDTVGADQIFQHKGDALRAVYPRLDNEICRTCTARIFHECNVALPDGTPRASA, encoded by the coding sequence GTGATCGACCTCAAGGCCTGCCCCCTCTGGCTTTACCGCCTGTTGCCCTTCCTCCGCTGGTGGCCCAGCGTCAATTCGGACACCCTCAAGGCCGACGCGGTCGCCGCCCTCACCGGCGCGATGGTGGTGCTGCCGCAAGCGGTGGCGTTCGCCACGATCGCCGGCCTGCCGCCCGAATACGGCCTCTATGCCGCGATGGTGCCCGCCGTCATCGGTGCGCTGTGGGGGTCCAGCTGGCATCTGGTGTCGGGACCGACGACCGCGATCTCGATCGTCGTCTTCGCCTCGATCAGCCCGCTCGCCGAGCCGAGCAGCGCCCACTACATCGGCCTCGTCCTCACGCTGACCCTGCTGACGGGCCTGATCCAGCTGGGAATGGGTGTGGCGCGGCTGGGGGTGCTGGTCAACTTCATCTCCCACACGGTCATCATCGGCTTCACCGCGGGCGCCGCGCTGCTCATCGCGTCCAGCCAGATCAAGAACTTCTTCGGCCTCGCCATTCCGCGCGGCGCGCATTTCCATGAAGTGCTGATTCATTTCGGCACCCACATCCTGGACATCAACCTGTGGGTGATGGTCGTCGGCATCGCCACGCTCGCCTCGGGCATCCTCGCGCGACGCTATCTCAAGAAACTGCCGTACATGATCGTCGCGATGGTGGTGGGCAGCCTGGTGGCGGCGTTCCTGAACGCACGCTACGGCGTCGAGCAGACCGGCATCAAGACCGTCGGCGCGCTGGTCGCCTCGTTCCCGCCGTTCTCCGTCCCCGAGTTCTCGCTGGCGGCGATCAAGCAGACCCTCTTCCCGGCGACGATCATCGCGATCCTGGCGCTGACGGAGGCGGTCGCGATCGCGCGCTCCGTCGCGATCAAATCCGACCAGCGCATCGACAGCAACCAGGAGTTCATCGGCCAGGGCCTGTCGAACATCGCCGGCAGCTTCTTCTCGGGCTACGCCTCGAGCGGATCGTTCAACCGCAGCGGCGTGAACTATGCCTCGGGCGCCAAGACGCCGCTCGCCGCGGCGCTGTCGGCCGTGTTCCTGCTGCTGATCGTGATGCTCGTCGCGCCGCTGGCGGCCTACCTGCCGGTGCCGGCGATGGCGGCGATCCTGTTCATCGTCGCCTACGGCCTGATCGACTTCCACCACATGGGCGAGATCATCAAGCGCCACAAGCGCGAGCGCATCGTGCTGGCCATCACCTTCATCGGCACGCTCGTGGATCTGGAGAAAGGCATCTTCCTCGGCATCCTGGTGTCGCTGATGTTCTATCTCTATCGGACCTCGCGCCCGTCGATCCGGCAGCTGGTTCCGCTCGCCTCCGAGGCCGACAACCCGCGCCGCAAGTTCATCGAGGCCGACAGCGAATCGCCGACCTGCCCGCAGATGGCCGTCCTGAGCGTCGAAGGCTCGATCTTCTTCGGCGCGGTCGAGTACGTGCAGCAGCAGTTCCGCAACATCGACGAGACCAATCCGCAGAAGAAGCACCTGCTGCTGACCTCGCGCGCGATCGGCTTCGTCGACCTCGCCGGCGCCGAGCTGCTCGCCAAGGAAGCGGCGCGCCGGCGCAAGATGGGCGGCGGCCTCTACCTGGTCGGCGTGCAGCCGGACCTGACCGAGATGCTGCACCGCAGCAAGCAGGTCGACACCGTCGGCGCCGACCAGATCTTCCAGCACAAGGGCGACGCGCTGCGCGCGGTCTACCCGCGCCTCGACAACGAGATCTGCCGGACCTGCACCGCCCGGATCTTCCACGAGTGCAACGTGGCGCTGCCCGACGGCACGCCGCGCGCTTCGGCCTAG
- a CDS encoding thermonuclease family protein, producing MRRGLAPWLAALVWVLAGSATADTLHGVVIVVIDGDTVLFRPDHVDPAGRAFLKLRLADVDAPERDQPFGDAATRALEARVLKRHVEVETVATDVYGRTIARLCRDGRAVETELVRRGLAWATARSRRGAALRTVQREARTARRGLWQDAAPVPPWVWRRARAKDND from the coding sequence GTGAGGCGGGGACTTGCGCCGTGGCTGGCGGCGCTCGTCTGGGTGCTCGCCGGCTCCGCAACGGCGGACACGTTGCATGGTGTGGTCATCGTCGTGATCGACGGCGATACCGTGCTGTTCAGGCCCGATCACGTCGATCCCGCGGGACGGGCCTTCCTGAAGCTTCGCCTGGCCGACGTCGACGCGCCGGAAAGGGACCAGCCCTTCGGGGACGCGGCGACGCGCGCGCTGGAGGCGCGTGTGCTGAAGCGACACGTGGAGGTGGAGACGGTCGCGACCGACGTCTATGGCCGCACCATCGCGCGGCTGTGTCGGGACGGCCGCGCGGTCGAGACCGAACTGGTGCGGCGCGGGCTTGCGTGGGCGACGGCGCGTTCGCGCCGCGGGGCCGCCCTCCGGACGGTCCAGCGCGAGGCACGCACGGCGCGCCGGGGTCTGTGGCAGGACGCTGCGCCGGTGCCGCCGTGGGTATGGCGGCGGGCGCGTGCGAAGGATAACGACTAG
- the recN gene encoding DNA repair protein RecN produces MLAHLSIRNYLLVESVELDFAPGLTVLTGETGAGKSILIDALALALGDRAEGGVVRQGAARAEIAAEFALDRLPQLVAWLDAAGFAADEGTLILRRVIDAGGRSRAFINGSAATLAQLKEAADFLLDIHGQHAHHALLRQQAQREVLDAYAGAQQQAETVAAAWRAWQAARQRRLDAAAHGQARQIEREGLTLVVEELRALGDDLGRWGEIQAEHARLAHVTTLLEGSQALIDGLDESEAAVSSRLGELRARLDAMLAVDDGLTDVAALLDAASADVAEAVHALRRYASHLSLDPERLAELDRRLADMHRLARKQRVQPEALAGLLEQFEARLAALAASDDLEALQAAEDAAQAQYQSQARALSAQRRKAAAALSKQVTAAMHELALAGGQLDVQLHPASEPRAHGLEDVAFLVASHPGLPPGPLAKVASGGELSRISLAIQTALSGVAGVPTLIFDEVDVGIGGSVAEAVGRRLARLGERRQVLVITHLPQVAARGTQHLRVSKQASGGVVSSNIEVLDEAARVEEIARMLGGLRITATTRQHAAEMLAG; encoded by the coding sequence GTGCTGGCCCATCTGTCCATCCGCAACTACCTGCTGGTCGAGTCGGTCGAGCTTGACTTCGCGCCCGGCCTCACGGTGCTCACCGGGGAAACCGGGGCCGGCAAATCCATCCTGATCGACGCCTTGGCGCTGGCGCTCGGCGACCGCGCCGAGGGCGGCGTCGTGCGGCAGGGGGCCGCGCGCGCCGAAATCGCGGCCGAGTTCGCGCTCGACCGGTTGCCGCAGCTTGTGGCCTGGCTCGACGCGGCAGGCTTCGCGGCGGACGAGGGCACGCTGATCCTGCGCCGCGTGATCGATGCCGGTGGCCGCTCACGCGCCTTCATCAACGGCAGCGCCGCGACGCTGGCGCAGCTCAAGGAGGCTGCCGACTTCCTGCTCGACATCCATGGCCAGCATGCGCACCACGCCTTGCTGCGGCAGCAGGCGCAGCGCGAGGTGCTCGATGCCTACGCCGGCGCCCAGCAGCAGGCCGAGACGGTTGCGGCGGCCTGGCGTGCGTGGCAGGCCGCCCGGCAGCGGCGGCTCGACGCGGCGGCCCACGGGCAGGCGCGACAGATCGAGCGCGAAGGGCTCACGCTCGTCGTCGAAGAACTGCGGGCGCTCGGCGACGACCTCGGGCGTTGGGGCGAGATCCAGGCCGAGCATGCGCGGCTGGCGCACGTCACGACGCTGCTCGAGGGCAGCCAGGCGCTGATCGATGGGCTCGACGAGAGCGAGGCGGCGGTGTCGAGCCGGCTCGGCGAGCTGCGTGCGCGGCTCGATGCCATGCTGGCGGTCGACGACGGCCTAACGGACGTGGCGGCGCTGCTCGATGCGGCCAGCGCCGACGTCGCCGAGGCCGTGCATGCGCTGCGCCGCTATGCGAGCCATCTCAGCCTCGACCCCGAGCGCCTTGCCGAACTCGACCGGCGCCTCGCCGACATGCACCGCCTGGCGCGCAAGCAGCGGGTCCAGCCCGAGGCGCTGGCCGGGCTGCTGGAACAGTTCGAGGCACGGCTGGCCGCGCTCGCGGCGAGCGACGACCTCGAGGCCTTGCAGGCGGCGGAGGACGCCGCGCAGGCGCAGTACCAGTCCCAGGCCAGGGCGCTTTCGGCGCAGCGCCGCAAGGCGGCCGCCGCGCTGTCGAAGCAGGTCACCGCCGCGATGCACGAACTGGCGCTGGCCGGCGGGCAGCTCGACGTCCAGCTCCATCCCGCCAGCGAGCCGCGCGCGCATGGGCTCGAGGACGTGGCTTTCCTCGTCGCCAGCCATCCCGGCCTGCCGCCGGGGCCGCTCGCGAAAGTCGCGTCGGGCGGCGAGCTGTCGCGCATCAGCCTGGCGATCCAGACCGCGCTGTCGGGCGTGGCGGGCGTGCCGACGCTGATCTTCGACGAGGTCGACGTCGGCATCGGCGGCAGCGTCGCCGAGGCGGTCGGGCGGCGGCTGGCCAGGCTCGGCGAGCGCCGGCAGGTGCTCGTCATCACCCACCTGCCGCAGGTCGCGGCCCGTGGCACGCAGCACCTGCGCGTGTCCAAGCAGGCCAGCGGCGGCGTCGTCTCGTCCAACATCGAGGTGCTCGACGAGGCCGCGCGCGTCGAGGAGATCGCGCGCATGCTGGGCGGCCTCAGGATCACCGCGACCACGCGGCAGCACGCCGCCGAGATGCTCGCCGGGTGA